The proteins below are encoded in one region of Longimicrobiaceae bacterium:
- a CDS encoding ferritin-like domain-containing protein: protein MSDVKELIDGLNEDLAAEYQAVIMYRTYAALVTGPSRQELRGFFESEIPDELAHAAFLADKIVALGGTPVVAPAPVPIAKDNREMLENALQGEVDTIERYTRRIEQAERAGEISIKIQLEGLIVDESNHRDDIRRMLIDWR, encoded by the coding sequence ATGTCGGACGTCAAGGAGCTGATCGACGGTCTCAACGAGGACCTCGCCGCCGAGTACCAGGCGGTGATCATGTACCGCACCTACGCCGCCCTGGTCACGGGGCCGTCCCGCCAGGAGCTGCGCGGCTTCTTCGAGAGCGAGATCCCCGACGAGCTGGCCCACGCCGCCTTCCTGGCCGACAAGATCGTCGCCCTGGGCGGCACGCCCGTGGTCGCCCCCGCGCCGGTTCCGATCGCCAAGGACAACCGGGAGATGCTGGAGAACGCCCTCCAGGGCGAGGTGGACACCATCGAGCGGTACACGCGCCGGATCGAGCAGGCGGAGAGGGCCGGGGAGATCTCCATCAAGATCCAGCTCGAGGGCCTGATCGTCGACGAGAGCAACCACCGCGACGACATTCGCCGCATGCTCATCGACTGGAGG
- a CDS encoding Gfo/Idh/MocA family oxidoreductase: MSPTRPPVRVAVLGTGKIAQVVHLPILHRMRGVELASVVDTDANMARAIAGRFGAVAPRSQDEVWTDESIQAVVICTPSHLHEQHVVEALQAGKHVLCEKPLALTAEGVERILAQEGADDRLQVAMNQRFRPDAVALKSFVAGGELGEVFYLKAGWLNRSVVSRRSWRQRRAQGGGALMDLGVQMLDLALWLLDYPEAERVTAHTHRAAGAEVEDSAALMLRLKGDRLIGIEVTSNLLAERDRQFLHLMGSAGSGSLSPLGVFKDMESGLVDVTPPLAPGRENLFTASYRQELQYFVDVVRGERQAERPGEHVALMRILAAAYRSAEERREVSL, from the coding sequence ATGAGCCCCACGCGCCCGCCGGTCCGCGTCGCCGTCCTGGGCACCGGGAAGATCGCCCAGGTGGTGCACCTCCCCATCCTGCACCGCATGCGCGGGGTGGAGCTGGCGTCGGTGGTGGACACGGACGCCAACATGGCGCGGGCCATCGCGGGGCGCTTCGGCGCCGTTGCGCCGCGCTCGCAGGACGAGGTCTGGACGGACGAATCCATCCAGGCGGTCGTGATCTGTACGCCCAGCCACCTGCACGAGCAGCACGTGGTGGAAGCGCTCCAGGCCGGGAAGCACGTGCTCTGCGAAAAGCCGCTGGCGCTCACCGCGGAGGGGGTGGAGCGGATCCTGGCCCAGGAGGGCGCGGACGACCGCCTCCAGGTGGCGATGAACCAGCGCTTCCGCCCGGACGCCGTGGCGCTCAAGTCGTTCGTGGCCGGCGGGGAGCTGGGGGAGGTGTTCTACCTGAAGGCGGGGTGGCTGAACCGCTCCGTGGTGTCGCGCCGGAGCTGGCGGCAGCGCCGGGCGCAGGGGGGCGGCGCGCTGATGGACCTGGGCGTCCAGATGCTGGACCTGGCGCTCTGGCTCCTGGACTACCCCGAGGCCGAGCGGGTCACCGCCCACACGCACCGCGCCGCCGGCGCAGAGGTGGAGGACTCCGCGGCGCTGATGCTCCGCCTCAAGGGGGACCGGCTGATCGGCATCGAAGTGACCTCCAACCTGCTCGCCGAGCGCGACCGGCAGTTCCTGCACCTGATGGGGTCGGCGGGCTCCGGCTCGCTCTCGCCGCTCGGCGTCTTCAAGGACATGGAGAGCGGGCTGGTGGACGTCACGCCCCCCCTGGCGCCGGGGCGGGAGAACCTCTTCACCGCGTCGTACCGGCAGGAGCTGCAGTACTTCGTGGACGTGGTGCGCGGGGAGCGGCAGGCGGAGCGCCCCGGCGAGCACGTCGCGCTCATGCGGATCCTGGCCGCGGCGTACCGGTCCGCCGAGGAGCGGCGGGAGGTCTCGCTCTGA
- a CDS encoding outer membrane beta-barrel protein, producing MRHLVPLAALALLASPALAAGQSLEDYDYENLEFRGVGAEVGYILPARVEPAAAFGIRADLGYLGPGVRIVPRASFWSSRLREEEVEELRGKLLGLCREPLADCLRELGEIRVSDLVLGVDAHYTFGSDGVLPYAGVGTALHLLNGRGEAINGTFVEDLLDAIAPGVELVGGIELPFGSALRVFAEARGTLSSDVKYAGLSLGGSWRFPSPPVRGATPGGVR from the coding sequence ATGCGACACCTCGTGCCGCTGGCAGCGCTCGCCCTTCTCGCCTCCCCCGCGCTCGCGGCGGGGCAGAGCCTGGAGGACTACGACTACGAGAACCTGGAGTTCCGCGGCGTCGGCGCCGAGGTGGGGTACATCCTCCCCGCCCGCGTCGAGCCCGCCGCGGCCTTCGGGATCCGCGCCGACCTGGGTTACCTGGGCCCCGGCGTGCGCATCGTGCCTCGCGCCTCCTTCTGGTCCTCGCGCCTGCGCGAGGAGGAGGTGGAGGAGCTCCGCGGGAAGCTGCTCGGCCTCTGCCGCGAGCCGCTGGCCGACTGCCTGCGCGAGCTGGGGGAGATCCGGGTCAGCGACCTGGTCCTCGGCGTGGACGCGCACTACACCTTCGGCAGCGACGGAGTCCTCCCCTACGCCGGGGTGGGGACGGCGCTCCACCTCCTCAACGGCCGTGGCGAGGCCATCAACGGGACTTTCGTGGAAGACCTCCTGGACGCCATCGCCCCCGGGGTGGAGCTGGTGGGCGGCATCGAGCTCCCCTTCGGATCCGCGCTCCGCGTCTTCGCGGAGGCACGCGGGACGCTCTCCAGCGACGTGAAGTACGCCGGCCTCAGCCTGGGTGGAAGCTGGCGCTTCCCGTCGCCCCCCGTCCGCGGCGCCACCCCGGGAGGTGTCCGATGA